The following are from one region of the bacterium genome:
- a CDS encoding phosphatidylglycerophosphatase A — MRRLALCLSSGLGLGFIPGSPGTYGTLWGVLFFYLGRHWPWPQFAAGVAAFTLFAVLISQIAERATGSHDSSSIVIDEVAGYLVAVVFVPFSAKTALLSFIFFRLFDIAKPWPIRYIDKKWGGGWGVVMDDVLAGVFANLSLQLVMLIWGIS; from the coding sequence ATGCGTCGCCTCGCCCTCTGTCTCAGCTCCGGCCTGGGTCTGGGATTCATCCCCGGCTCGCCCGGCACCTACGGAACCCTTTGGGGAGTCCTGTTTTTTTACCTGGGCCGGCATTGGCCTTGGCCCCAGTTCGCGGCTGGGGTGGCGGCTTTCACCCTTTTCGCGGTTTTGATCAGCCAAATCGCCGAGCGGGCGACCGGCAGCCACGACAGCTCGAGCATCGTCATCGACGAAGTGGCCGGCTATTTGGTCGCGGTCGTCTTCGTTCCCTTCAGCGCCAAGACCGCGCTGCTTTCCTTCATTTTTTTTCGGCTCTTCGATATCGCGAAGCCCTGGCCCATCCGCTATATTGACAAAAAATGGGGCGGTGGTTGGGGCGTCGTGATGGACGACGTCCTGGCTGGCGTCTTCGCCAATTTGAGCCTTCAGCTCGTCATGCTGATTTGGGGAATCTCATGA
- a CDS encoding competence/damage-inducible protein A: MIVEILATGNEVVEGDIVNSNAGWLAQRMRERGGEVRFHSAVPDDEALIADGLRRAVGRADLVLVTGGLGPTVDDLTLEVAGRTFGRPLQVDEPSLERIRGFFAALGRTLTPNQEKQAWLPQGSTPLINDLGTAPGAFWREGKSALAFFPGVPKEMQRMFEKRFLPLIESELGKEVRLRKVLRCFGLPEGQMDQMLRPLQNAEREIEGAVVGFRVRFPTIDVRLQVAELDAGLARQRLEAATQKVKAALGPVVFGEDDFSLEEAVVQLFNDRKLKLATAESCTGGLVANLITDVPGASLCFLEGAVTYSDEAKMARLGVFKKTLDAHGAVSSEVALEMARGIRRTSGADFGIGITGIAGPSGGSETKPVGTVHIAVAHPEGQWEQKFFFPFDRLRFKQITAAAALDRVRRILLGL, translated from the coding sequence ATGATCGTGGAAATCCTGGCCACCGGCAACGAGGTGGTCGAGGGCGACATCGTCAATTCCAACGCCGGCTGGCTGGCCCAACGGATGCGGGAGCGCGGCGGCGAGGTGCGTTTTCACAGCGCGGTGCCCGACGACGAAGCCTTGATCGCCGATGGGCTGCGCCGGGCCGTCGGCCGGGCCGACCTGGTCCTGGTGACCGGCGGCTTGGGACCCACCGTCGATGATCTCACCTTGGAGGTCGCCGGGCGGACCTTTGGCCGGCCCTTGCAGGTCGACGAGCCGAGCCTGGAACGGATTCGCGGTTTCTTCGCCGCCCTGGGCCGGACCCTCACCCCGAATCAGGAAAAGCAGGCCTGGCTCCCCCAGGGTTCGACGCCATTGATCAATGACTTGGGGACCGCGCCCGGAGCTTTTTGGCGGGAGGGCAAAAGCGCCTTGGCCTTTTTCCCGGGCGTGCCCAAGGAAATGCAGCGGATGTTCGAGAAACGCTTCCTGCCGCTCATCGAATCGGAGCTGGGAAAGGAAGTGCGGCTGCGCAAGGTCTTGCGCTGTTTCGGTCTGCCCGAAGGTCAGATGGATCAGATGCTGCGGCCCCTGCAGAACGCCGAGCGGGAGATCGAGGGGGCCGTGGTCGGCTTTCGGGTCCGCTTCCCGACCATCGACGTCCGCCTTCAGGTCGCCGAGCTCGACGCCGGCCTCGCCCGGCAGCGCTTGGAGGCCGCGACCCAAAAGGTGAAGGCGGCCCTCGGGCCGGTGGTTTTCGGCGAGGACGATTTCAGCCTGGAGGAAGCGGTGGTCCAGCTCTTCAACGATCGCAAGCTCAAGCTGGCCACGGCCGAATCCTGCACCGGCGGGCTAGTGGCCAACCTGATCACTGACGTGCCCGGCGCCAGCCTCTGCTTTTTGGAGGGGGCGGTGACTTATTCGGACGAAGCCAAGATGGCCCGGCTCGGAGTTTTCAAAAAGACGCTCGACGCCCACGGTGCGGTCAGCTCCGAAGTGGCGCTGGAAATGGCCCGAGGCATCCGCCGCACCAGCGGCGCCGACTTCGGCATCGGCATCACCGGGATCGCCGGCCCTTCCGGCGGCAGCGAAACCAAACCGGTGGGCACGGTCCACATCGCCGTCGCCCATCCCGAGGGCCAATGGGAGCAAAAGTTCTTCTTTCCCTTCGACCGGCTGCGCTTCAAGCAGATCACCGCGGCCGCAGCCCTGGACCGAGTGCGGCGGATTCTGCTCGGGTTGTAG